One region of Aminobacterium colombiense DSM 12261 genomic DNA includes:
- a CDS encoding GntR family transcriptional regulator: MREARLYTTSADYAYQELRHKIITKQLKPGQRLPEVNIAVQMGVSRTPVREALRRLASEGLVIIIPNSGARLAAPTAREIEDTFLVRDQLETLAIRLAAERIGDRHLRRLEEAMIEEGRAIEEKDLEKYLEVNEAFHKAIADASGNRVLAEYVENILARTNAYIVFYDPFYQLETMPSIDAHREILVALRHHDAEKCVKLLRGHLQEAIMGLRKAREEA; the protein is encoded by the coding sequence ATGCGAGAAGCTAGGTTATATACGACCTCTGCTGATTATGCCTATCAGGAATTGCGCCACAAAATTATTACAAAACAGCTCAAGCCAGGACAGAGACTTCCGGAGGTGAATATTGCTGTTCAGATGGGGGTCAGCCGTACCCCTGTGCGGGAAGCCTTGCGAAGATTGGCTAGTGAGGGGCTGGTAATTATTATTCCCAATAGTGGGGCGAGATTAGCGGCACCGACAGCCAGAGAGATCGAGGATACTTTTTTGGTACGAGATCAGCTTGAAACCTTGGCTATCAGGCTTGCTGCCGAAAGAATCGGAGATAGACACCTTCGTCGTCTAGAAGAAGCTATGATTGAGGAAGGCCGTGCCATTGAAGAAAAAGACCTCGAAAAATATCTTGAAGTAAACGAAGCATTCCATAAGGCTATTGCAGATGCAAGTGGAAATAGAGTTTTGGCAGAATATGTAGAAAACATACTTGCCCGAACTAATGCCTATATTGTTTTCTATGACCCCTTCTATCAGCTTGAAACAATGCCAAGTATTGATGCCCACAGGGAAATCCTTGTGGCTCTGCGACATCATGATGCAGAAAAGTGTGTCAAGCTTCTGCGGGGACATCTCCAGGAAGCTATTATGGGTTTGCGCAAAGCGAGAGAAGAAGCATAG
- a CDS encoding PASTA domain-containing protein: MGRMYKWVMFLILLVIVVSGGMAVLTIWSGGKGLAVPPLKEMSVVEAVDEAQRLGLKLKIEQIESTLPGGTVLSQWPEPGAKIKKDATVILKVSKGGNRIALPDVRGLEYSQALKKLEESGFQAGDTLRVSDDTRAAGVVIAQSPSAPVMLESTRKIDLLVSQGQVSQNGLIQVPEVLQREEQIARKLVEESGLVVANVEYVYTQNSPEGMVISIRPKVGTSLKRGQGVVLQVASLKKPPSQEKAEVSQAGTVLASAVSGTAEKVSGQTEATSKSQLPSGGTLIPVKPPSSKPSTATAPVTKPSTQLAATPKSAPVPAGSKVAKIRYQVPPLTKQMPLKIEIVDGSGTRVLLNREVKGGEYVSLEAPYIEEGVVTIFLGGEFVWQDRYR; this comes from the coding sequence ATGGGTAGAATGTATAAATGGGTGATGTTCCTGATCCTGCTTGTGATAGTCGTTTCCGGCGGGATGGCTGTTTTAACTATTTGGTCAGGCGGCAAAGGGCTGGCAGTTCCTCCTTTGAAAGAAATGTCAGTCGTAGAGGCAGTAGATGAAGCTCAGCGGTTAGGGCTTAAATTAAAGATAGAACAGATCGAATCCACCCTTCCGGGAGGAACCGTTTTATCCCAATGGCCTGAACCAGGTGCAAAAATAAAAAAAGACGCAACGGTAATTTTGAAGGTTAGTAAAGGTGGAAATCGAATAGCCTTGCCGGACGTGAGAGGACTTGAATATTCTCAGGCTCTTAAAAAACTGGAAGAGAGTGGTTTTCAGGCGGGAGATACTTTACGAGTTTCTGATGATACCAGAGCTGCAGGGGTTGTTATTGCCCAGAGCCCATCAGCCCCAGTAATGTTAGAGAGTACGAGAAAGATAGATCTCCTTGTGAGTCAGGGGCAAGTTTCCCAGAACGGCTTGATTCAGGTGCCGGAAGTATTGCAGCGAGAAGAACAAATTGCTCGCAAGCTCGTAGAAGAATCAGGCCTTGTTGTTGCAAATGTAGAGTATGTCTATACTCAGAACTCCCCAGAAGGGATGGTCATCTCTATTCGTCCAAAAGTGGGGACCTCCCTTAAACGGGGGCAGGGAGTTGTTCTGCAGGTGGCGTCTTTGAAGAAGCCGCCATCCCAGGAGAAAGCAGAAGTTTCTCAGGCTGGAACAGTTCTGGCTTCAGCTGTTTCTGGCACGGCAGAGAAAGTTTCTGGACAGACGGAGGCAACTTCAAAAAGTCAGTTGCCCTCAGGTGGTACATTGATTCCTGTAAAACCGCCATCCTCGAAACCAAGTACCGCGACGGCTCCTGTGACTAAGCCTTCCACACAGCTGGCAGCGACTCCAAAATCAGCGCCAGTACCGGCAGGAAGTAAAGTGGCAAAGATACGCTACCAGGTTCCTCCTTTGACAAAGCAGATGCCCTTGAAAATAGAGATTGTTGATGGAAGTGGTACGCGAGTTCTTTTAAATCGTGAAGTAAAGGGTGGGGAATACGTTTCCCTTGAAGCTCCTTATATAGAGGAAGGGGTCGTTACTATCTTTCTCGGAGGTGAATTCGTGTGGCAAGATCGTTACCGCTAG
- a CDS encoding zinc metallopeptidase: MFPLFFDPTFVLLIPAVILAFWAQMKVKTAYSEYSRVLSRKGISGAQAARALLDQFGMYNVPIQRVAGNLTDHYDPRDRTLHLSEGVFNSTSIAAIGVAAHEVGHAVQHQKNYAPLKFRNAVVPVVGVGSSLAFPLFFLGLLFRGPLLMDIGILLFVGVIIFHLVTLPVEFDASTRAVKLLGDTGILGSDEITGAKAVLNAAALTYVAAAVMAFAQLARLLFLRGMFGHRD; this comes from the coding sequence ATGTTTCCCTTGTTTTTTGACCCAACATTCGTACTGCTTATTCCAGCAGTCATTCTGGCCTTTTGGGCGCAAATGAAGGTGAAAACCGCCTATTCTGAATATAGCCGAGTTCTCTCAAGGAAGGGTATCTCCGGCGCTCAGGCGGCGCGGGCCCTTCTTGACCAGTTTGGAATGTATAACGTTCCTATTCAGAGAGTGGCAGGAAACTTAACAGATCATTATGACCCAAGGGACAGAACATTGCATTTATCCGAAGGGGTATTTAACAGTACGAGCATTGCAGCCATAGGCGTGGCAGCCCATGAAGTGGGCCATGCAGTGCAGCATCAGAAAAACTATGCTCCCCTTAAGTTTCGCAATGCAGTTGTTCCCGTGGTGGGAGTAGGTTCTTCTCTGGCTTTCCCTCTGTTCTTTTTGGGATTGCTTTTTCGAGGTCCCCTTTTGATGGATATTGGCATCCTCCTTTTTGTAGGGGTGATCATTTTTCATCTTGTTACTCTTCCAGTGGAATTTGATGCGAGTACCAGGGCGGTGAAACTTCTTGGCGATACGGGCATTCTTGGTTCTGATGAGATAACAGGGGCTAAAGCGGTTCTTAACGCTGCTGCTTTAACTTATGTAGCCGCGGCAGTTATGGCTTTTGCGCAGTTGGCTCGTCTTTTGTTCCTCCGTGGAATGTTTGGACACCGCGATTAG
- a CDS encoding helix-turn-helix domain-containing protein — translation MKRERRQVTLEELGRAIKARREEKGLSLQNVADITKIRIHFIEYIENGHFEKFHGIVYARGFVRSVLKVIESEDLWEYYKPLLYDAPGRDEKESKLTGACTPPTRGFKPASRFWVILILLFTVVGTGWYAWFSWKEGGLNIEQVAQGGGGNNGAIETSVVSEDIKSGDVKSEDLIVVFEGVVSPDAEKKILDDGEMAEETAEAPEPVPQFPTLEIEGTGACWLKVRTKEATIHQGILEKGQKYTLEVKEEVTVTYGRASDVQVTWNGEELGRPGSGGRVVHIFYSSDGKTGRVN, via the coding sequence GTGAAAAGGGAACGACGCCAAGTAACTCTTGAAGAGCTCGGTCGGGCAATAAAGGCTAGAAGAGAAGAGAAGGGGTTGTCTCTTCAGAATGTTGCTGATATCACTAAGATACGAATTCATTTCATCGAGTATATAGAAAACGGACATTTTGAAAAATTTCACGGCATTGTCTATGCGAGGGGCTTTGTGCGCTCCGTACTTAAAGTTATAGAATCTGAAGACCTTTGGGAATACTATAAGCCCCTTTTGTATGACGCTCCCGGGCGAGATGAAAAGGAGAGCAAATTAACAGGTGCCTGCACCCCCCCAACCCGGGGATTCAAACCTGCCTCTCGTTTCTGGGTCATACTGATTCTGCTCTTTACTGTTGTGGGGACAGGGTGGTATGCATGGTTTTCCTGGAAAGAAGGGGGACTCAACATTGAGCAGGTTGCTCAGGGCGGTGGAGGAAACAATGGAGCCATTGAAACTTCAGTAGTGTCCGAAGATATAAAATCTGGAGACGTTAAGTCAGAAGATTTGATCGTTGTTTTTGAAGGAGTTGTTTCTCCTGATGCAGAAAAAAAGATCCTTGACGATGGTGAAATGGCAGAAGAAACAGCAGAAGCCCCAGAACCTGTCCCCCAATTTCCTACTTTAGAAATAGAGGGTACTGGAGCCTGCTGGCTTAAGGTTCGTACCAAGGAAGCAACCATTCATCAGGGGATCCTGGAAAAAGGACAAAAGTACACTCTTGAAGTGAAAGAAGAAGTTACAGTGACCTATGGACGGGCCAGCGACGTGCAAGTGACCTGGAATGGCGAAGAATTAGGTCGCCCTGGAAGTGGAGGGCGAGTTGTTCATATTTTTTATTCTTCAGACGGAAAGACAGGCAGGGTGAACTAG
- a CDS encoding DegT/DnrJ/EryC1/StrS family aminotransferase, whose translation MERKIPTLDLKRNYTRIKEEIQVALNEVLESQYFILGPSVKNFEDEVSSYLEGAQAISCASGSDALYLALMALGIKEGDEVITTPYSFFATVSCITRLGAKPVFVDIDPCTYNFDLDQVREKLTPKTRAIIAVHLFGQMVPLEGIVEDLEERGIVIVEDAAQAFGSWRKVSNDIKRAGAWGTMGCYSFFPTKNLGGYGDGGMVVSSNEALASRVKTLRVHGAGTTYIHEEVGLNSRLDALQAAVLRVKLRHLDEWNEERRLVADRYKTLFAEYDLLDKIQPPYELDGNYHIYHQYVPRVMQKREELSEYLATKGITTRVYYPLCLHLQQCFAFLNHKEGDFPVAEGLSRESLALPIFPELTEDEQVYIASAIRDFFRQK comes from the coding sequence ATGGAAAGAAAAATACCGACACTTGATCTTAAAAGGAACTATACCCGTATCAAAGAAGAAATACAGGTGGCACTAAATGAAGTTCTTGAGAGCCAGTATTTTATTCTTGGCCCCTCAGTCAAGAATTTTGAGGATGAAGTTTCAAGTTATCTTGAAGGAGCTCAAGCCATTAGTTGTGCTTCTGGTAGCGATGCATTGTATCTTGCTCTGATGGCTCTCGGCATAAAGGAAGGAGACGAAGTTATCACGACTCCCTACTCCTTTTTTGCCACAGTCAGTTGTATCACCCGTCTTGGCGCCAAACCTGTATTTGTAGACATAGACCCCTGCACATACAACTTTGATTTGGACCAGGTTCGAGAAAAACTTACCCCTAAGACCAGGGCGATCATCGCAGTTCACCTTTTTGGACAGATGGTTCCCCTGGAGGGGATTGTTGAGGATCTTGAAGAGCGGGGAATTGTCATTGTTGAAGATGCTGCGCAGGCCTTCGGTTCCTGGAGAAAGGTCTCGAATGATATAAAGCGGGCTGGTGCCTGGGGGACAATGGGGTGCTATTCTTTCTTCCCCACGAAAAATCTCGGGGGGTATGGCGACGGCGGCATGGTCGTTTCTTCAAATGAAGCTCTTGCGTCCAGGGTGAAAACTTTGAGGGTGCATGGAGCCGGAACCACATATATACATGAAGAAGTCGGACTCAACAGCCGTCTTGATGCTTTGCAAGCGGCAGTTTTGCGTGTGAAACTTCGTCATCTTGATGAATGGAATGAAGAAAGAAGACTGGTCGCAGACAGATATAAAACACTTTTTGCGGAATATGACCTGCTGGACAAAATTCAGCCTCCCTATGAACTGGACGGGAATTACCATATTTACCATCAGTATGTTCCAAGAGTTATGCAGAAAAGGGAAGAGCTTTCTGAATATTTGGCAACGAAGGGTATTACAACCCGTGTCTATTATCCCCTTTGTTTGCACCTGCAACAATGCTTCGCTTTTTTGAACCACAAAGAAGGAGATTTCCCTGTAGCTGAGGGATTAAGCCGTGAAAGTCTCGCCCTTCCCATTTTCCCGGAATTAACAGAGGATGAGCAAGTTTATATAGCTTCAGCAATAAGAGATTTTTTCCGTCAAAAATAA
- a CDS encoding RsmB/NOP family class I SAM-dependent RNA methyltransferase has protein sequence MRGIEAALYVLTEVSKGRFASESLRKVSDRMTEGDRILASSLVYAALRRQTLWKKVCENFLRFPFDSLSWCTRHALVIGAAGIIELRHFAPMVLVSALVDEIKKRGLEKEARIVNAVLHRVEERGKFIVDEMKKSSSFQDKALLGGIPLFVAYQWKDTWGQAETLKLINLFRIRPYASLRVLPKDHIPSLVKGLKQDHIYGWPSPLLECSVRTASFAFPPNLPGFNEGKVTVQSESSMLAGEMVTRLWKDGLILDMCAGRGIKTGQIATLLPHAKIEAWELSKGRCAAARRELKRLSISQRVIIRQGDSLSMSPQSTPNLVFLDAPCSGSGTWSRHPESRWALTKEKMEELVQLQKGLLRKAVDLVAPGGLILYSTCSLLRQENEQVIAEVLADNHNLIEMSLPLSGRHVRKGRPWGTYIWPLLPWLDGFYMMAILKRNQEV, from the coding sequence ATGAGGGGAATAGAAGCGGCGCTTTACGTATTAACGGAAGTTTCCAAAGGACGGTTTGCCAGCGAGTCTCTTCGTAAAGTATCAGATCGAATGACAGAGGGAGATAGAATTCTGGCTTCATCTCTCGTGTATGCGGCTCTACGCCGTCAGACGCTTTGGAAAAAGGTTTGCGAAAATTTTCTTAGGTTTCCTTTTGATTCCTTGTCATGGTGCACGCGCCACGCGCTGGTAATAGGGGCGGCCGGAATTATAGAGTTGCGACATTTTGCCCCCATGGTTCTTGTCAGCGCATTAGTTGATGAAATAAAAAAACGTGGGTTAGAAAAAGAGGCCCGCATTGTAAATGCAGTACTTCATAGAGTTGAAGAACGGGGCAAGTTTATTGTTGATGAAATGAAGAAAAGTTCTTCCTTCCAGGATAAAGCCCTTTTGGGAGGCATTCCTCTTTTTGTAGCTTATCAATGGAAAGATACCTGGGGACAGGCTGAGACGCTGAAACTCATCAATCTCTTTCGTATTCGCCCTTACGCATCTTTAAGGGTGTTGCCGAAAGACCATATTCCTTCTCTTGTTAAAGGCCTAAAACAGGATCATATATATGGATGGCCATCACCACTGCTTGAATGCTCCGTTAGAACAGCTTCTTTTGCTTTTCCCCCCAATCTTCCAGGATTTAACGAGGGAAAAGTTACGGTGCAAAGCGAATCATCCATGCTTGCCGGGGAAATGGTGACCCGTTTATGGAAAGATGGCCTAATTCTTGACATGTGTGCGGGGCGAGGTATTAAGACGGGACAGATTGCAACCCTTTTGCCTCATGCTAAGATTGAAGCGTGGGAACTTTCCAAAGGAAGATGTGCCGCTGCGAGAAGAGAATTAAAGCGTCTTTCTATCTCTCAGCGGGTTATAATTCGTCAGGGGGACTCTTTGAGTATGTCTCCACAGAGCACTCCGAATCTTGTTTTTCTTGATGCTCCCTGTTCCGGAAGCGGTACCTGGAGCCGACATCCTGAATCTAGATGGGCCCTTACAAAAGAGAAAATGGAGGAACTTGTACAGCTTCAGAAAGGACTTCTGAGAAAAGCGGTAGATCTAGTTGCACCAGGTGGACTCATCCTTTACTCTACATGTAGTTTATTACGTCAGGAAAATGAACAGGTTATTGCAGAAGTGTTAGCTGATAATCATAATCTTATTGAAATGTCTCTTCCTCTTTCAGGACGGCATGTGCGTAAGGGGCGGCCATGGGGTACATATATTTGGCCACTGTTGCCATGGCTTGATGGTTTTTATATGATGGCAATCCTGAAAAGAAATCAGGAGGTTTAA
- a CDS encoding DUF6391 domain-containing protein, with protein sequence MFFIAPWLGMVALLFFLVFFIVLLPLGFAASSFMWLIVGPTQLFRVLFNKKVRKNHALEHGTIHILEESLGQCNIEGMSYDNGFSLRGLVEPAAALYAARVALERMNRGESSLAIHPRCGTTVVVINTLSSLLFILLLLATGSLSLLNVIIALIAAHVLGPVMSSVVQRYVTTDSDVQGLEITGIEVRAANRGFGGVYVYGPSQLFIRTRQKSNVIEPEVLFS encoded by the coding sequence ATGTTTTTCATAGCACCGTGGCTCGGTATGGTGGCACTGCTGTTTTTTCTTGTCTTTTTTATTGTCCTCCTGCCTTTGGGGTTTGCTGCCAGCTCTTTTATGTGGCTTATCGTCGGGCCGACACAGCTTTTTCGTGTCTTGTTCAATAAGAAAGTCCGCAAAAATCACGCTTTGGAACACGGGACTATCCATATTCTTGAAGAGTCTCTTGGACAATGCAATATTGAAGGGATGTCATATGATAATGGTTTTTCATTGCGTGGCCTCGTAGAACCCGCCGCTGCTCTTTATGCTGCAAGAGTGGCTCTTGAGCGCATGAACAGAGGAGAGTCATCCCTTGCCATTCATCCAAGATGCGGTACTACTGTCGTTGTCATTAACACCCTTTCGTCCCTGCTTTTTATACTCTTGCTTTTGGCGACAGGTTCTTTGAGCCTGTTGAACGTTATAATCGCCCTTATTGCAGCTCATGTCCTTGGTCCAGTTATGAGTTCAGTGGTGCAGCGCTATGTTACCACTGATTCCGACGTTCAAGGTCTTGAAATAACTGGCATAGAAGTGCGTGCTGCAAATAGGGGGTTTGGAGGCGTATATGTTTATGGGCCCTCCCAGCTATTTATTCGAACACGTCAAAAATCCAATGTTATTGAACCGGAGGTCCTTTTTTCATGA
- the rpe gene encoding ribulose-phosphate 3-epimerase — MARSLPLEKEPGAFLVAPSLLSADILNMEKSITLLQGTHDWLHLDIMDGHFVPNLSYGPGLAKALRSSYPSTVIDAHLMVVPPEDFIDAFAAAKPDYLTVHVEATPHLHRVLSRIRDLGCRPGVALNPATPVEWIYPVLPMVDLVLVMSVNPGFGGQSFISETLQKTVDLYRHRVAHNLSFLIQMDGGIGRETIREVVSSGCDVVVMGSSIFGTPDPAETIRELRACVKGAVVGEKGTTPSNS; from the coding sequence GTGGCAAGATCGTTACCGCTAGAGAAAGAGCCGGGTGCTTTTCTTGTGGCCCCTTCTCTTCTTTCTGCGGATATTCTAAATATGGAAAAAAGCATCACATTGTTACAGGGAACTCACGACTGGCTGCATCTTGATATTATGGACGGCCACTTTGTTCCTAATTTATCCTATGGACCAGGTCTCGCGAAAGCTTTAAGGAGCAGTTATCCGTCAACTGTCATAGATGCTCATTTAATGGTAGTGCCACCAGAAGACTTTATCGATGCTTTTGCAGCGGCAAAACCGGATTACTTAACGGTTCACGTCGAGGCGACTCCACATCTTCATAGGGTTTTGTCCAGGATCAGGGATCTTGGCTGCCGGCCAGGGGTAGCCCTTAATCCTGCTACTCCAGTAGAGTGGATATATCCTGTACTTCCCATGGTTGACCTCGTGCTTGTCATGTCTGTTAACCCTGGATTTGGCGGTCAGTCGTTTATCAGCGAAACTTTACAAAAAACGGTGGATCTTTATAGGCATCGTGTCGCCCATAACCTCTCCTTCCTCATACAAATGGATGGTGGTATTGGCCGCGAGACGATTAGAGAGGTTGTAAGCTCAGGATGCGACGTAGTAGTTATGGGGAGTTCTATTTTTGGAACTCCTGACCCTGCTGAAACAATCCGTGAACTGAGAGCATGTGTTAAGGGGGCAGTGGTCGGTGAAAAGGGAACGACGCCAAGTAACTCTTGA
- a CDS encoding HAD family hydrolase, with the protein MFLKGVSAMPFTLEEKADLLIFDVDGVLIDTSLSFPMVVKDSIQWIWQNILNYTMDGTGFTLDHFYAAKQHEAFNDDYDIAWAFLCAILSQETKNFKDAVPPVNQWERLLIRCDGNNVTEWVIKEFGERISRSMVRRICEEFYFGSEDVMSITGRSPLFIKSSKGYWKREKPQISCHWKKLPLPSGIYTGRSKDEMNLALSLLGWEDFPNERIVTPESGITKPSPKGIEFLCSLFNASYPLYFGDAESDRKSLESFGKGVFIAIGPTLLGQEFTFSTTAEALSFLFGQKR; encoded by the coding sequence ATGTTTCTAAAAGGAGTTTCTGCTATGCCCTTTACCCTTGAAGAAAAAGCCGACCTTCTAATATTTGACGTTGACGGTGTTCTTATCGACACGTCTTTATCTTTTCCCATGGTAGTAAAAGACAGCATTCAATGGATATGGCAAAATATTCTCAATTACACTATGGATGGCACAGGTTTTACTTTGGATCATTTTTATGCAGCAAAGCAACATGAGGCCTTCAACGACGATTATGACATAGCGTGGGCATTTCTCTGCGCTATCCTCTCACAAGAAACAAAAAATTTTAAAGATGCCGTACCTCCTGTTAATCAATGGGAAAGGCTTCTTATTAGGTGTGACGGAAATAATGTGACAGAATGGGTTATTAAAGAGTTTGGTGAAAGGATCTCTCGCAGTATGGTACGAAGAATCTGTGAGGAGTTTTATTTTGGATCTGAAGACGTTATGTCAATTACAGGAAGATCGCCTCTTTTCATAAAATCTTCAAAAGGATATTGGAAACGGGAAAAACCCCAGATCTCCTGTCACTGGAAAAAACTCCCCCTCCCTTCTGGTATTTATACGGGACGGTCAAAAGATGAAATGAACCTCGCTCTTTCCTTGCTTGGGTGGGAAGATTTTCCCAACGAACGTATTGTCACTCCTGAATCAGGAATAACAAAACCATCTCCGAAAGGAATTGAATTTCTTTGTAGCCTTTTTAACGCCTCCTATCCCTTATATTTCGGCGACGCAGAAAGCGATCGAAAAAGCCTTGAGTCCTTTGGGAAGGGTGTTTTTATAGCCATTGGTCCAACACTTCTAGGCCAGGAATTCACATTTAGCACTACCGCAGAGGCTCTTTCTTTTCTATTTGGTCAAAAAAGGTAG
- a CDS encoding PLP-dependent aminotransferase family protein: protein MIEIPLDYDSDIPLYRQITFHLKKMIEKEALPPGLKLPGSRQLAKDLGVGRVTVIEAYRLLADYGYVVERGRSGTYVAQRKTCNENREQKIETNWDLDCVRPSSDLIPATELSRIARDVLAFWGPQALCEAPLAGLDTLRQVLVEHGASRGIPAFWKDVFVTAGGRHGLALSLGALRRCGVEKMWVEELTYPDAIAIAQSEGLSIGILPPLEEIAETWYESLSGADVLYLVPSFQNPTGQTISVAVRQMILQGSIRYGFWILEDDAYGELRYGDTSISALKAMDGADKVVYLGSFSQVLFPGLRIGYSLVPEQLEDSFICIQARKWGPVSSLDQLVVQKFIEGKGLESALELARGAIESRMKALTGALMEKLPKAQFLMPEGGIYLWLRLPGLDGWDAAQKARKQGVLVTPGNIFSLDSKRVEAVRLSVCGVPSEHITSIVGCLDKAWNASLFPLRHF from the coding sequence ATGATAGAGATTCCTCTTGATTACGATTCAGACATCCCCCTTTATCGTCAGATAACGTTTCATCTTAAAAAAATGATAGAAAAGGAGGCCTTGCCTCCGGGCTTGAAACTTCCGGGTTCCCGGCAGCTGGCAAAAGACCTTGGAGTAGGACGGGTGACTGTAATTGAAGCCTATAGACTTCTAGCCGACTATGGCTATGTGGTGGAACGGGGAAGAAGTGGCACCTATGTGGCACAAAGAAAAACATGTAATGAAAACAGAGAACAAAAAATCGAAACAAATTGGGATTTAGATTGCGTTCGTCCCTCATCAGATCTTATCCCCGCAACAGAACTGTCAAGAATTGCCAGAGATGTTTTAGCCTTTTGGGGACCCCAGGCTCTTTGCGAAGCTCCTCTTGCCGGTCTGGACACACTTAGGCAGGTTTTAGTGGAGCATGGCGCATCAAGGGGTATACCTGCTTTTTGGAAAGATGTATTTGTCACGGCAGGGGGACGCCATGGTCTGGCCCTTTCATTAGGAGCATTACGGCGCTGTGGTGTTGAAAAAATGTGGGTAGAAGAGCTGACCTATCCTGACGCTATTGCCATTGCCCAGTCTGAGGGGCTAAGCATAGGAATACTTCCCCCCCTTGAAGAAATCGCTGAAACATGGTATGAATCCCTGTCTGGAGCTGATGTGTTATATCTCGTCCCCAGTTTCCAGAATCCAACGGGGCAAACTATATCCGTTGCTGTGCGGCAGATGATTTTGCAAGGGAGCATTCGATACGGGTTCTGGATTCTGGAAGATGATGCATACGGAGAATTACGGTATGGAGACACGAGTATCTCTGCTCTGAAAGCAATGGATGGGGCGGACAAAGTAGTGTATCTCGGGTCATTCAGTCAAGTGCTATTCCCCGGCTTACGCATAGGCTACTCTCTTGTCCCAGAGCAACTTGAGGATTCTTTTATTTGTATCCAGGCGAGAAAATGGGGGCCAGTCTCATCTCTTGATCAACTTGTAGTGCAAAAATTTATCGAGGGCAAGGGGCTTGAATCCGCACTGGAACTGGCTCGGGGAGCCATTGAATCTCGCATGAAGGCCCTCACAGGAGCTTTGATGGAGAAATTGCCTAAAGCGCAGTTTTTAATGCCTGAAGGTGGCATATATCTTTGGCTTCGTTTGCCTGGGCTCGATGGCTGGGATGCTGCACAAAAGGCTCGAAAACAAGGGGTTCTTGTAACTCCAGGGAACATCTTTTCTTTAGATAGTAAACGGGTTGAAGCGGTTCGCTTGTCTGTTTGCGGTGTTCCCAGTGAGCATATAACGAGTATTGTCGGATGTCTTGATAAGGCATGGAACGCTTCTTTGTTTCCTTTACGCCATTTTTGA